A section of the Pan paniscus chromosome 7, NHGRI_mPanPan1-v2.0_pri, whole genome shotgun sequence genome encodes:
- the LRP12 gene encoding low-density lipoprotein receptor-related protein 12 isoform X3: MDECGDSSDEEICAKEANPPTAAAFQPCAYNQFQCLSRFTKVYTCLPESLKCDGNIDCLDLGDEIDCDVPTCGQWLKYFYGTFNSPNYPDFYPPGSNCTWLIDTGDHRKVILRFTDFKLDGTGYGDYVKIYDGLEENPHKLLRVLTAFDSHAPLTVVSSSGQIRVHFCADKVNAARGFNATYQVDGFCLPWEIPCGGNWGCYTEQQRCDGYWHCPNGRDETNCTMCQKEEFPCSRNGVCYPHSDRCNYQNHCPNGSDEKNCFFCQPGNFHCKNNRCVFESWVCDSQDDCGDGSDEENCPVIVPTRVITAAVIGSLICGLLLVIALGCTCKLYSLRMFERRSFETQLSRVEAELLRREAPPSYGQLIAQGLIPPVEDFPVCSPNQASVLENLRLAVRSQLGFTSVRLPMAGRSSNIWNRIFNFARSRHSGSLALVSADGDEVVPSQSTSREPERNHTHRSLFSVESDDTDTENERRDMAGASGGVAAPLPQKVPPTTAVEATVGACASSSTQSTRGGHADNGRDVTSVEPPSVSPARHQLTSALSRMTQGLRWVRFTLGRSSSVSQNQSPLRQLDNGVSGREDDDDVEMLIPISDGSSDFDVNDCSRPLLDLASDQGQGLRQPYNATNPGVRPSNRDGPCERCGIVHTAQIPDTCLEVTLKNETSDDEALLLC, encoded by the exons atggatgaatgtgGAGATAGTTCCGATGAAGAGATCTGTGCCAAAGAAGCAAATCCTCCAACTGCTGCTGCTTTTCAACCCTGTGCTTACAACCAGTTCCAGTGTTTATCCCGTTTTACCAAAGTTTACACTTGCCTCCCCGAATCTTTAAAATGTGATGGGAACATTGACTGCCTTGACCTAGGAGATGAGATAGACTGTGATGTGCCAACATGTGGGCAatggctaaaatatttttatggtacTTTTAATTCTCCCAATTATCCAGACTTTTATCCTCCTGGAAGCAATTGCACCTGGTTAATAGACACTGGTGATCACCGTAAAGTCATTTTACGCTTCACTGACTTTAAACTTGATGGTACTGGTTATGGTGATTATGTCAAAATATATGATGGATTAGAGGAGAATCCACACAAGCTTTTGCGTGTGTTGACAGCTTTTGATTCTCATGCACCTCTTACAGTTGTTTCTTCTTCTGGACAGATAAGGGTACATTTTTGTGCTGATAAAGTGAATGCTGCGAGGGGATTTAATGCTACTTACCAAGTAGATGGGTTCTGTTTGCCATGGGAAATACCCTGTGGAGGTAACTGGGGGTGTTATACTGAGCAGCAGCGTTGTGATGGGTATTGGCATTGCCCAAATGGAAGGGATGAAACCAATTGTACCATGTGCCAGAAGGAAGAATTTCCATGTTCCCGAAATGGTGTCTGTTATCCTCATTCTGATCGCTGCAACTACCAGAATCATTGCCCAAATGGCTCAGATGAAAAAAACTGCTTTTTTTGCCAACCAGGAAATTTCCATTGTAAAAACAATCGTTGTGTGTTTGAAAGTTGGGTGTGTGATTCTCAAGATGACTGTGGTGATGGCAGCGATGAAGAAAATTGCCCAGTAATCGTGCCTACAAGAGTCATCACTGCTGCCGTCATAGGGAGCCTCATCTGTGGCCTGTTACTCGTCATAGCATTGGGATGTACTTGTAAGCTTTATTCTCTGAGAATGTTTGAAAGAAG ATCATTTGAAACACAGTTGTCAAGAGTGGAAGCAGAATTGTTAAGAAGAGAAGCTCCTCCCTCGTATGGACAATTGATTGCTCAGGGTTTAATTCCACCAGTTGAAGATTTTCCTGTTTGTTCACCTAATCAG gcTTCTGTTTTGGAAAATCTGAGGCTAGCGGTACGATCTCAGCTTGGATTTACTTCAGTCAGGCTTCCTATGGCAGGCAGATCAAGCAACATTTGGAACcgtatttttaattttgcaagATCACGTCATTCTGGGTCATTGGCTTTGGTCTCAGCAGATGGAGATGAGGTTGTCCCTAGTCAGAGTACCAGTAGAGAACCTGAGAGAAATCATACTCACAGAAGTTTGTTTTCCGTGGAGTCTGATGATACAGAcacagaaaatgagagaagagatATGGCAGGAGCATCTGGTGGGGTTGCAGCTCCTTTGCCTCAAAAAGTCCCTCCCACAACGGCAGTAGAAGCGACAGTAGGAGCATGTGCAAGTTCCTCAACTCAGAGTACCCGAGGTGGTCATGCAGATAATGGAAGGGATGTGACAAGTGTGGAACCCCCAAGTGTGAGTCCAGCACGTCACCAGCTTACAAGTGCACTCAGTCGTATGACTCAGGGGCTACGCTGGGTACGTTTTACATTAGGACGATCAAGTTCCGTAAGTCAGAACCAGAGTCCTTTGAGACAACTTGATAATGGGGTAAGTGGAagagaagatgatgatgatgttgaaaTGCTAATTCCAATTTCTGATGGATCTTCAGACTTTGATGTGAATGACTGCTCCAGACCTCTTCTTGATCTTGCCTCAGATCAAGGACAAGGGCTTAGACAACCATATAATGCAACAAATCCTGGAGTAAGGCCAAGTAATCGAGATGGCCCCTGTGAGCGCTGTGGTATTGTCCACACTGCCCAGATACCAGACACTTGCTTAGAAGTAACACTGAAAAACGAAACGAGTGATGATGAGGCTTTGTTACTTTGTTAG
- the LRP12 gene encoding low-density lipoprotein receptor-related protein 12 isoform X2, producing MARRWSTKESPRWRSALLLLFLAGVYACGETPEQIRAPSGIITSPGWPSEYPAKINCSWFIRANPGEIITISFQDFDIQGSRRCNLDWLTIETYKNIESYRACGSTIPPPYISSQDHIWIRFHSDDNISRKGFRLAYFSGKSEEPNCACDQFRCGNGKCIPEAWKCNNMDECGDSSDEEICAKEANPPTAAAFQPCAYNQFQCLSRFTKVYTCLPESLKCDGNIDCLDLGDEIDCDVPTCGQWLKYFYGTFNSPNYPDFYPPGSNCTWLIDTGDHRKVILRFTDFKLDGTGYGDYVKIYDGLEENPHKLLRVLTAFDSHAPLTVVSSSGQIRVHFCADKVNAARGFNATYQVDGFCLPWEIPCGGNWGCYTEQQRCDGYWHCPNGRDETNCTMCQKEEFPCSRNGVCYPHSDRCNYQNHCPNGSDEKNCFFCQPGNFHCKNNRCVFESWVCDSQDDCGDGSDEENCPVIVPTRVITAAVIGSLICGLLLVIALGCTCKLYSLRMFERRSFETQLSRVEAELLRREAPPSYGQLIAQGLIPPVEDFPVCSPNQASVLENLRLAVRSQLGFTSVRLPMAGRSSNIWNRIFNFARSRHSGSLALVSADGDEVVPSQSTSREPERNHTHRSLFSVESDDTDTENERRDMAGASGGVAAPLPQKVPPTTAVEATVGACASSSTQSTRGGHADNGRDVTSVEPPSVSPARHQLTSALSRMTQGLRWVRFTLGRSSSVSQNQSPLRQLDNGVSGREDDDDVEMLIPISDGSSDFDVNDCSRPLLDLASDQGQGLRQPYNATNPGVRPSNRDGPCERCGIVHTAQIPDTCLEVTLKNETSDDEALLLC from the exons ttttcaggaTTTTGATATTCAAGGATCCAGAAGGTGCAATTTGGACTGGTTGACAATAGAAACATACAAGAATATTGAAAGTTACAGAGCTTGTGGTTCCACAATTCCACCTCCGTATATCTCTTCACAAGACCACATCTGGATTAGGTTTCATTCGGATGACAACATCTCTAGAAAGGGTTTCAGACTGGCATATTTTTcag GGAAATCTGAGGAACCAAATTGTGCTTGTGATCAGTTTCGTTGTGGTAATGGAAAGTGTATACCAGAAGCCTGGAAAtgtaataacatggatgaatgtgGAGATAGTTCCGATGAAGAGATCTGTGCCAAAGAAGCAAATCCTCCAACTGCTGCTGCTTTTCAACCCTGTGCTTACAACCAGTTCCAGTGTTTATCCCGTTTTACCAAAGTTTACACTTGCCTCCCCGAATCTTTAAAATGTGATGGGAACATTGACTGCCTTGACCTAGGAGATGAGATAGACTGTGATGTGCCAACATGTGGGCAatggctaaaatatttttatggtacTTTTAATTCTCCCAATTATCCAGACTTTTATCCTCCTGGAAGCAATTGCACCTGGTTAATAGACACTGGTGATCACCGTAAAGTCATTTTACGCTTCACTGACTTTAAACTTGATGGTACTGGTTATGGTGATTATGTCAAAATATATGATGGATTAGAGGAGAATCCACACAAGCTTTTGCGTGTGTTGACAGCTTTTGATTCTCATGCACCTCTTACAGTTGTTTCTTCTTCTGGACAGATAAGGGTACATTTTTGTGCTGATAAAGTGAATGCTGCGAGGGGATTTAATGCTACTTACCAAGTAGATGGGTTCTGTTTGCCATGGGAAATACCCTGTGGAGGTAACTGGGGGTGTTATACTGAGCAGCAGCGTTGTGATGGGTATTGGCATTGCCCAAATGGAAGGGATGAAACCAATTGTACCATGTGCCAGAAGGAAGAATTTCCATGTTCCCGAAATGGTGTCTGTTATCCTCATTCTGATCGCTGCAACTACCAGAATCATTGCCCAAATGGCTCAGATGAAAAAAACTGCTTTTTTTGCCAACCAGGAAATTTCCATTGTAAAAACAATCGTTGTGTGTTTGAAAGTTGGGTGTGTGATTCTCAAGATGACTGTGGTGATGGCAGCGATGAAGAAAATTGCCCAGTAATCGTGCCTACAAGAGTCATCACTGCTGCCGTCATAGGGAGCCTCATCTGTGGCCTGTTACTCGTCATAGCATTGGGATGTACTTGTAAGCTTTATTCTCTGAGAATGTTTGAAAGAAG ATCATTTGAAACACAGTTGTCAAGAGTGGAAGCAGAATTGTTAAGAAGAGAAGCTCCTCCCTCGTATGGACAATTGATTGCTCAGGGTTTAATTCCACCAGTTGAAGATTTTCCTGTTTGTTCACCTAATCAG gcTTCTGTTTTGGAAAATCTGAGGCTAGCGGTACGATCTCAGCTTGGATTTACTTCAGTCAGGCTTCCTATGGCAGGCAGATCAAGCAACATTTGGAACcgtatttttaattttgcaagATCACGTCATTCTGGGTCATTGGCTTTGGTCTCAGCAGATGGAGATGAGGTTGTCCCTAGTCAGAGTACCAGTAGAGAACCTGAGAGAAATCATACTCACAGAAGTTTGTTTTCCGTGGAGTCTGATGATACAGAcacagaaaatgagagaagagatATGGCAGGAGCATCTGGTGGGGTTGCAGCTCCTTTGCCTCAAAAAGTCCCTCCCACAACGGCAGTAGAAGCGACAGTAGGAGCATGTGCAAGTTCCTCAACTCAGAGTACCCGAGGTGGTCATGCAGATAATGGAAGGGATGTGACAAGTGTGGAACCCCCAAGTGTGAGTCCAGCACGTCACCAGCTTACAAGTGCACTCAGTCGTATGACTCAGGGGCTACGCTGGGTACGTTTTACATTAGGACGATCAAGTTCCGTAAGTCAGAACCAGAGTCCTTTGAGACAACTTGATAATGGGGTAAGTGGAagagaagatgatgatgatgttgaaaTGCTAATTCCAATTTCTGATGGATCTTCAGACTTTGATGTGAATGACTGCTCCAGACCTCTTCTTGATCTTGCCTCAGATCAAGGACAAGGGCTTAGACAACCATATAATGCAACAAATCCTGGAGTAAGGCCAAGTAATCGAGATGGCCCCTGTGAGCGCTGTGGTATTGTCCACACTGCCCAGATACCAGACACTTGCTTAGAAGTAACACTGAAAAACGAAACGAGTGATGATGAGGCTTTGTTACTTTGTTAG